The Herbaspirillum sp. DW155 genomic interval AGATGTGGCCCTTCTCGATCAGCTTGGGGAAGTGACGGAAGAACAGCGTCAGCAGCAGCACCTGGATGTGCGAGCCGTCCACGTCCGCGTCGGACAGGATGCAGATCTTGCCGTAGCGCAGGCCGGACAGGTCCGGCGTGTCGTTGATGCCATGCGGATCGACGCCGATGGCCACCGCGATATCGTGGATTTCATTGTTGGCGAAGAGGCGGTCGCGTTCGGTTTCCCAGGCGTTCAAGACCTTGCCGCGCAGCGGCAGGATGGCCTGAAATTCCTTGTCCCGGCCCATCTTGGCGGAGCCACCAGCGGAGTCGCCCTCGACCAGGAAAAGTTCGTTACGCGTCACATCCGAGGATTCGCAATCGGTCAGCTTGCCGGGCAGCACGGCCACGCCTGAAGATTTCTTCTTCTCGACCTTTTGCGCCGAGCGCAGGCGGCTCTGGGCCTGCTTGATGACCAGCTCGGCCAGCTTCTTGCCGTAGTCCACGTGCTGGTTCAGCCACAGCTCCAGCGCCGGACGCGAGAAGCCAGCCACCAGGCGCACGGCGTCGCGCGAGTTCAGGCGTTCCTTGATCTGGCCCTGGAATTGCGGGTCCAGCACCTTGGCCGAGAGCACGAAGGAGACGCGCGCAAACACGTCTTCGGCCAGCAGTTTGACGCCCTTGGGCAGCAGCGAATGCATCTCCGCAAAACTCTTGACCGCCGAGAACAGACCCTCGCGCAGGCCCGATTCGTGGGTGCCGCCATTGGAGGTGGGGATCAGGTTGACGTAGGATTCGCGCACCACCGCGCCTTCCTCGGTCCAGGCCACCACCCACGAGGCGCCTTCGCCTTCGGCGAAGCCTTCGGCATCCTTGCCGGCGAACTGTTCGCCTTCAAACAGCGGGATCAATGTTTCGCCGCTGCCGGTCTGGGCCAGTTGCTCCATGAGGTAGCCGCGCAGGCCCTGGTCGTATTGCCAGCTCTGGGTATCGCCGGTCTTGGCGTTGATCAGCGTGACCTTCACGCCCGGCAGCAGCACCGCCTTGGAGCGCAGCAGGCGCTGCAGCTCGCCCAGCGGAATGGTGGCCGAGTCGAAATATTTGGCATCGGGCCAGACGGTGACGCGGGTGCCGGATTTCTTGTCCTCGCGGGTGGCGGGGCGCGACTTCAGTTTCTCGATGACATCGCCGCCCGAGAAGGCCAGCGTGTGCACGCCGCCCTCGCGCCAGACCGTGATTTCCAGGCGCGTGGCCAGGGCATTGGTGACCGAGACGCCCACGCCGTGCAGGCCGCCCGAGAAGGCATACGCACCGCCGGAACCCTTGTCGAACTTGCCGCCCGCGTGCAGGCGGGTGAAGACGATCTCGACGGTCGGGACTTTTTCTTCCGGGTGCAGGCCGACCGGAATGCCGCGTCCATCGTCCTCGACGCTGACGCTGCCGTCGCCGTTGATGGTGACGATGATGCTCTTGCCGTAGCCGCCCAGCGCTTCGTCGGAGGCGTTGTCGATCACTTCCTGGAGGATGTGCAGCGGATTCTCGGTGCGCGTGTACATGCCCGGACGCTGCTTGACCGGCTCCAGTCCCTTGAGGACACGGATCGATGATTCACTGTAATCGGACGGGGTTGTTTTTTTGGTTGCCATGCAGATGAGTGGTCGTGGCTGATGCCGGAGGATTGTTGTCTGTTCATCCAGCGCAGGCGCCCGCCGGGGGGCCATCCTGCGCTGCAAAGGCGCATTCTAATGAAAATTCCGTGGATTCGGCGTCCGGCGCGCCGGAATGTTCCCTGTCGGACAGTACTTGTCGGTAACAGCGTGTAAATGCGGCTAAAAACGCGCACAAAAAAGGCTTGCGCGTACGCAAGCCTTGTCAGAGGGGCAAATGAGCGGATCAGGCGGCCAGCAGTCCTTCCACTGCCAGGGCAATCGAGAGCAGGCGCTTGTCCTCGCCCCCGGCTGCCGCCAACGACAGC includes:
- a CDS encoding DNA topoisomerase IV subunit B; translated protein: MATKKTTPSDYSESSIRVLKGLEPVKQRPGMYTRTENPLHILQEVIDNASDEALGGYGKSIIVTINGDGSVSVEDDGRGIPVGLHPEEKVPTVEIVFTRLHAGGKFDKGSGGAYAFSGGLHGVGVSVTNALATRLEITVWREGGVHTLAFSGGDVIEKLKSRPATREDKKSGTRVTVWPDAKYFDSATIPLGELQRLLRSKAVLLPGVKVTLINAKTGDTQSWQYDQGLRGYLMEQLAQTGSGETLIPLFEGEQFAGKDAEGFAEGEGASWVVAWTEEGAVVRESYVNLIPTSNGGTHESGLREGLFSAVKSFAEMHSLLPKGVKLLAEDVFARVSFVLSAKVLDPQFQGQIKERLNSRDAVRLVAGFSRPALELWLNQHVDYGKKLAELVIKQAQSRLRSAQKVEKKKSSGVAVLPGKLTDCESSDVTRNELFLVEGDSAGGSAKMGRDKEFQAILPLRGKVLNAWETERDRLFANNEIHDIAVAIGVDPHGINDTPDLSGLRYGKICILSDADVDGSHIQVLLLTLFFRHFPKLIEKGHICVARPPLYRVDAPARGKKPVQKLYALDDGELEAIEDKLRKDGLKEGAWSISRFKGLGEMNAEQLWETTMNPDTRRLLPISFGEPGVQTSEERFNMLMGKGEAASRRAWIEEHGNEAEADI